The nucleotide sequence TATAGGGCAAGCAATGTTATGAGACTAAGAAGGAAATAGAGTGTGAAAGGAAGAATGGTGGCTGCAGCCGCGATGGCTTTCATAAAAATATTGGGGGCTAGATTCATGTCTGAAAAAAGCGAGTCGAATTTCGGCAGCAAAATCCTGTTGACAAAAAAGAATAAAATAAACGTAAGAAATACTAACAATACTGGATAAGCAGCGAGCCTTTTTAATCTCTGGAAGTCCGCTTCCCTCTTAAGTACCATATCACTGCCCTCTGTTAAAGTATTGGCAAGTCCTCCATGCTGCTCGGCAAAATAAACATAGCTGACCAGGTCCTTTTTAAAATTTAATTCTGCAAGAATCAAATATAAGGGAAATCCTTCACGCAACTTTTCAAGGCTTCTTTTAACCTCATCCTTCCTTTTCTTCTCTAAATAAAAAGTCATGGACTCAATCGCTTCTGCCAAAGAATAACCGCGCGACAGCAGTTCCCCGGTCCTTTTGAGGAACCGAGCCTGTTCGGCGACAGGCCACTTACTCTCCATCATTGAGTACCCACCTTTGGTATTCGGATTCCTTGATGAATCCAAGCGCGATGCCTTTCCGGATTGCATCCTTGAGAGTTTTGTAATGATAACTTTGAAGTTCCCCCTTCGCT is from Mesobacillus boroniphilus and encodes:
- the comGB gene encoding competence type IV pilus assembly protein ComGB; the protein is MMESKWPVAEQARFLKRTGELLSRGYSLAEAIESMTFYLEKKRKDEVKRSLEKLREGFPLYLILAELNFKKDLVSYVYFAEQHGGLANTLTEGSDMVLKREADFQRLKRLAAYPVLLVFLTFILFFFVNRILLPKFDSLFSDMNLAPNIFMKAIAAAATILPFTLYFLLSLITLLALYYVISFKKLHPLKQKVRLVKLPIAGKFIRLLYSHYFSVQLSYLFSGGLSVLAALKVFEQNLHEPFSREIGKDMISKLAAGHDFDRAVGEYPFFEEELPRIIRHGQKNGKLDQELYFYSRHCLKELEDKMEKAMKTVQPILYSFIGLLVVSLYLAILLPMFQMMKGI